One window from the genome of Nicotiana sylvestris chromosome 9, ASM39365v2, whole genome shotgun sequence encodes:
- the LOC138877915 gene encoding uncharacterized protein, giving the protein MAPKLEDPGAFTIPCTIGSADFCKTLCDLGASINLMPYSVFKTLGIGKPRPTSMRLQMADRSMKRPLDIIDDVLVRVDKFILPADFVILDCEVDYEVPIILGRPFLATGKALVDIEAGELTFRVGDEKVVFHVYKSTKQPNSTKVCSFVDLVTTVIMDDTSVMINMEDPLKVVLLNLDVNEDASRVECVNALHRMGSYSYEPRKLSLYLENRKTPPTKPSIEEPPVLELKPLPPHLRYEFLGSNSTLPVVLSSFLTNRQVEATLAVLQKQKTAIGWTLANIRGIRPYFVCTKLSWRMMQILP; this is encoded by the coding sequence atggctccgaagcttgaagatcccggtgctttcaccattccttgcactattgggagtgcggatttttgCAAGACTCTATgcgacttgggagctagtattaATTTAATGCcatactcggttttcaaaactttgggtatcgggaaACCTAGaccaacttcaatgagacttcaaatggcggatcgatcgatgaagcgacctttggacattattgatgacgtgcttgtccgggtggacaaatttattttGCCAGCCGACTTtgtcattttggattgtgaagtggactatgaggttcctattatcttgggtagacctttccttgcaacggggaaggcattggttgatatTGAAGcaggtgagctcactttccgagtgggtgatgaaaaggtcgTTTTCCATGTTTACAAGTCTacgaagcaacccaatagcactaaggtgtgctcatttgtagaccttgtcacaactGTGATTATGGATGATACCAGTGTTATGATCAACATGGAGGATCCTCTTAAGGTtgtgctattaaatcttgatgtcaatgaggatgcaagtagagtggagtgcgtgaatgccttacataggatgggctcttattcttatgagcctagaaaattatCTTTGTATCTTGAAaatcggaaaactccaccaacaaaaccatcaattgaggagccaccggtgttggagttgaaaccacttcctccacacctcaggtatgaattcttgggctcaaactctactttaccagttGTTCTTTCTTCTTTCCTTACTAACaggcaggttgaggccactttggcagtgcttcaaaagcagaaaacggcaattggatggactctagctaacattcggggaataagaccttattttgtatgcacaaaattatcttggaggatgatgcaaatcCTTCCTTAG